A stretch of DNA from Candidatus Obscuribacterales bacterium:
CGCGATCAAGACTTTTGCGAGGTCTATAGCGCAGCTAACTACCGCACTTGCGATAGCCAGACCTTGTTCTACGTGTCTCGTTTCCTAGGTACGCCCATCAAAGAACGTATTTCTGGCTCCGACCTCTTCCCAGCCTTTTATAACCATTACAAAGACGACGACGAGGTGACCATCTTTCTCCTAGGAGCTGCCGAGGGCGTTGCGGCCACGGCGCAGAAAAACATCAACGCCAAAGCCGGACGTGAACTCGTGGTGGCTGCCCATTCGCCCAGCTTTGGGTTTGAGAAACGAGAAGATGAGTGCCAGCAGATTATTCAACTCGTAAACGAGTCTGGCGCGACGGTTCTAGCCGTGGGTGTGGGCGCACCCAAGCAGGAAAAGTGGATCCACAAATACAAAGACCAAATGCCCAACGTCAAGCTATTTTTGGCGATCGGGGCCACGATTGATTTTGAAGCTGGTAAAACCTCCCGCGCCCCAGCTTGGATTAGCAACTTGGGGATTGAGTGGATCTATCGCCTGCTTTCTGAACCCCAGCGTCTCTGGAAACGCTACCTTGTGGATGACTTGGTGCCGTTTGGCTGGCTGATTCTCCAGCAAAAACTCCATCTCTATAAAGCGCCCTACACCATCAAGCTCTAGGGCTCCTAAGCAAGGGACTCTTCTCCATCGATCATGATTAGATCGTTGCAGAGGAGTCCTAAAATATCCCCCCGAGTTCTGAACGGTTCGAAGGATAGGGAGATTGGGAGGCGATCGCTCCAATCAAA
This window harbors:
- a CDS encoding WecB/TagA/CpsF family glycosyltransferase codes for the protein MVISKDDRSADCAPPDLTERIMLLNVPIDNLSMAELLPKLKQGGVVVTPNVDHVVKLQRDQDFCEVYSAANYRTCDSQTLFYVSRFLGTPIKERISGSDLFPAFYNHYKDDDEVTIFLLGAAEGVAATAQKNINAKAGRELVVAAHSPSFGFEKREDECQQIIQLVNESGATVLAVGVGAPKQEKWIHKYKDQMPNVKLFLAIGATIDFEAGKTSRAPAWISNLGIEWIYRLLSEPQRLWKRYLVDDLVPFGWLILQQKLHLYKAPYTIKL